Sequence from the Corallococcus sp. EGB genome:
GTGCTGGGCCGCTTCGACTACGCGGGCAACGACACGGTGGACCTGGTCCTGTGGCGCGAGTGCCGGCGGATCATCGTGGTGCACGCCTCGGCGGGGGTGCTGCGTCAGGCGCGGGACCTGGGCCGCCCGGTGCATCGCGTCTTCGAGTCGCCGCCCGGGGGAGTGCGCCCGTGGGTGAAGGCCCTGCGGGTGCACCAGTGGGCGAAGAACGCGCTCGTCTTCGTTCCCGTGCTGGCGGCGCACAAGGCCACCCAGGGCGGCCTGGCCCCGCGCGCGGTGCTGGCGTTCCTCGCCTTCAGCCTCTGCGCGTCCAGCGTGTACGTCATCAACGACCTGCTGGACCTGGCGTCGGACCGGCGGCACCCGTCCAAGTCGCGGCGGCCCTTCGCGTCCGGGGCCCTGCCGGTGCGCGCGGGCGTCGTGCTGGCGCCGCTGCTGCTGGGCGGTGCCGCGGCGCTGGCGCTGGCGACGCTGCCCCTGTCGTTCGCCGCGCTCCTGGCCGCGTACTTCGCGCTCACGCTGGCGTACTCGCTGCGGCTCAAGCAGGTGGTGATGCTGGACGTGCTGGTGCTGGCGGGCCTCTACACGGTGCGCATCTTCGGAGGTGCGCTGGCGGTGGGCGTGCCCACGTCGAGCTGGCTGCTCATGTTCAGCATGTTCCTCTTCCTGTCGCTGGCCCTGCTCAAGCGGCTGAGCGAGGTGCGGCGGCTGCGCCAGTCCAACGAGACGTCCGCTCACGGGCGCGGCTATCTGGCGCAGGACTACGAGCAGCTCGCGAGCCTGGGCACGGCCGCGGGTCAGGTGTCGGTGCTGGTGCTGGCCCTCTACATCACCAGCAAGGAGGTCACCGCGCTGTATGCCCACCCGGAGCGGCTGTGGCTGCTGTGCCCGGTGATGCTGTACTGGGTGGGCCGCATCTGGGTGCTGGCGCACCGGGGACTCGTGAACGAGGACCCGCTCGTCTTCGCGCTGCGGGACCGGGTCAGCTACATCGTGGGCGCCGTCGCCGCGGTGGTGCTGTGGGTGGCGACGTGATGGGGGCCTGGCGATGAGCACGGCGGATTCCTGGGGCCGCTTCCCCCGCGTGGAGCAACAGACGCGCGCGCTCGTGTGGCGTGCGGAGTCGCTGCCCCG
This genomic interval carries:
- a CDS encoding UbiA family prenyltransferase encodes the protein MQPHASIPDDAPDVPLAVDLDGTLVRTDTLHENLLVLLKHAPWLLLLLPLWVLKGKAFFKAEVARRSRLDVASLPYNVEVVAFLREEHARGRRLVLATAADRSIADAVASHLGFFHTVVASEAGVNLSGARKLARLREVLGRFDYAGNDTVDLVLWRECRRIIVVHASAGVLRQARDLGRPVHRVFESPPGGVRPWVKALRVHQWAKNALVFVPVLAAHKATQGGLAPRAVLAFLAFSLCASSVYVINDLLDLASDRRHPSKSRRPFASGALPVRAGVVLAPLLLGGAAALALATLPLSFAALLAAYFALTLAYSLRLKQVVMLDVLVLAGLYTVRIFGGALAVGVPTSSWLLMFSMFLFLSLALLKRLSEVRRLRQSNETSAHGRGYLAQDYEQLASLGTAAGQVSVLVLALYITSKEVTALYAHPERLWLLCPVMLYWVGRIWVLAHRGLVNEDPLVFALRDRVSYIVGAVAAVVLWVAT